The following coding sequences lie in one Candidatus Eisenbacteria bacterium genomic window:
- a CDS encoding alkaline phosphatase family protein, with protein MQPNSHRILLVSIFCALLVAFSIGFMTGCGGGEKPKILVIGLDGATWSILDPWIEAGDLPNLAQFRSDAAWGDLSSIIPYLSPPAWTSAITGVNPGRHGIFDFQRRLPQGNIIITETAGNRKAAPIWKMLEGKGKRSAFINIPMTDPPEEMDGVMVSGFPHVDKVLYTYPPELEKELQGYILDEMEMNLVAGKEDSIRTHIRDVMEARWTAVQKIYQKEDWDLFWVVFTAVDRVQHMFWRFMDPLDARNEEDEVVRYRDVVHDLWVRMDAIIGEFLAMAGPQDYILFVSDHGFGPIRRELRVKPYIEQQTLSSVLRENSKEIYCLHPSDGERLYVRVKGRDPNALLTRERQLEIRDELKRVLDAAKDPLTGEAILSASYTKDSAFRGPYSDKGPDLTLIPSTGYYVVWEDLIRASLGEAGAETPEEAVGTVSFSLSGWHEMEGIYLLQGRDVAKGRQDRFNSRRHNLMDVTPTLLYLLGVEVPEGLDGAVMEGVLDPERLKVKPIRYGPAFEELFREDSPDTSGLMNLPYIGG; from the coding sequence ATGCAGCCGAATTCCCATAGGATCCTTCTTGTCTCTATCTTCTGTGCTCTTCTGGTGGCCTTTTCCATCGGGTTCATGACCGGTTGCGGGGGCGGGGAGAAACCTAAAATTCTCGTTATCGGTCTTGATGGCGCCACCTGGAGCATCTTGGATCCATGGATTGAGGCCGGTGATCTGCCAAATCTCGCCCAATTCCGCAGCGATGCGGCCTGGGGCGATCTATCCTCGATCATTCCCTACCTCTCGCCGCCCGCCTGGACCTCCGCGATCACGGGGGTGAATCCCGGCCGTCACGGCATTTTTGATTTTCAACGGCGGCTGCCGCAGGGGAATATTATCATCACCGAAACAGCTGGCAACCGGAAGGCGGCGCCCATTTGGAAGATGCTGGAGGGGAAGGGGAAACGATCAGCTTTTATCAATATTCCAATGACCGATCCCCCCGAAGAAATGGATGGGGTGATGGTTTCCGGTTTCCCGCATGTCGATAAGGTTCTTTATACATATCCCCCGGAACTGGAGAAGGAACTTCAGGGATATATCCTCGATGAGATGGAGATGAATCTTGTCGCCGGCAAGGAAGATTCGATTCGGACCCACATCCGTGACGTCATGGAAGCCCGCTGGACGGCCGTCCAAAAGATCTATCAAAAGGAGGATTGGGATCTCTTCTGGGTGGTCTTTACGGCCGTGGATCGCGTTCAGCATATGTTCTGGCGTTTTATGGATCCGCTCGACGCCCGCAATGAAGAAGATGAGGTCGTTCGGTACCGGGATGTCGTCCACGATCTCTGGGTTCGCATGGATGCGATAATCGGCGAATTCCTGGCGATGGCCGGCCCCCAAGATTATATCTTGTTCGTAAGCGATCATGGTTTTGGGCCCATTCGGCGGGAACTGCGGGTCAAACCCTATATTGAGCAGCAGACATTATCATCGGTTCTGAGAGAGAATTCCAAAGAGATCTACTGCCTGCATCCCTCAGACGGGGAGCGGCTCTACGTCCGCGTCAAGGGGCGCGATCCCAACGCGCTTCTGACCCGCGAGCGCCAGCTTGAAATCCGTGACGAGCTGAAGAGAGTGCTGGATGCCGCCAAGGATCCTCTCACGGGGGAGGCGATCCTGTCCGCTTCTTATACAAAAGATTCGGCATTCCGCGGCCCGTACTCCGACAAAGGACCGGACCTGACATTGATACCCAGCACCGGCTATTATGTTGTATGGGAAGATCTCATCCGGGCTTCCCTCGGGGAGGCCGGAGCGGAGACCCCGGAAGAAGCGGTCGGCACGGTCTCGTTTTCCCTCAGCGGCTGGCACGAGATGGAGGGGATCTATCTCTTGCAAGGGCGTGATGTCGCCAAGGGGCGGCAGGATCGTTTCAACAGCCGCCGGCACAATTTGATGGATGTGACGCCGACCCTGCTCTATCTCCTCGGTGTGGAGGTCCCTGAGGGTTTGGATGGAGCCGTCATGGAGGGGGTTCTGGATCCGGAACGGCTTAAGGT